The Leguminivora glycinivorella isolate SPB_JAAS2020 chromosome 1, LegGlyc_1.1, whole genome shotgun sequence genome includes a region encoding these proteins:
- the LOC125242410 gene encoding LOW QUALITY PROTEIN: phospholipid-transporting ATPase IF-like (The sequence of the model RefSeq protein was modified relative to this genomic sequence to represent the inferred CDS: deleted 2 bases in 2 codons) — protein MTMARATANWLVMFFVLVNTTIGYVFKCCVGNKVSSASETRLIEVGAASDGKKHNKIKTSRYTLLMFIPQNLTEQFRRVVNFYFLVVTFIAIIIDSPVSPLTSIAPLSFMVMVTAVKNGYEDWLRHKADGRVNNQIVEILQRGVIKEVRNSSIAPGTLVRVKRGKEVPADLVLLCSEGERGKCFVTTANLDGETNLKTLRVPPPLVGYTPDVLPQGMRIEVPNPVADLYTFYGRLEIPTMESLPLTTDNLMLRGSRVKNTEWAIGCAVYTGEETKLALNSKYAGNKFSSCELAVNGFLVVFIVILVLEVMVSFGLKIYNDFHYKNRDLYLGPSLYNNSAAVTVGSILQDVFSFLLLYYYIIPMALYVTIELYKFTGALFIGWDEELRCEETGKPAIANTSDLNEELGQVEILFSDKTGTLTKNIMVFKACSIKGIIYEERDKLLYDTGRFEEPVDTRQADIRFFFKILALCHSVQISNEDMKRLSARLSMTGDLQLMNMFRRKKKKPIANGNGVVDTSTWNAMMTVNNVGHIDYQASSPDEKALVEAADRLGVTFLGEDGNNLIVKMGDETELYERLQIIEFTSERKRMSVVLRDKDGKIWLFCKGAESAVFPLCVNQIMVDDTNVDINTFANKGLRTLAIAYREIPDEEYEKVCELIKKQDVKSAEALQQVSHQFRMLERDLTLVGATAVEDCLQDDVADTLASLRRAGLRIWVLTGDKVETAISVAQSCAHISENSRQMYIIGVDSDEAIKAHLEECKRILAEPSYKDMALVVDGKSMSCILDKPTAPEFAEISMQCNAVLCCRLSPIQKAKIVKLIKHSPSRPITAAIGDGANDISMIHEAHVGFGIFGREGYQAARSADFAFTKFSMVKKFLLVMGHWYYQRLATLIQYFFYKNICLGNIMLFFQINSAWSTQAIFDSMYLTFFNLFFTALPCLVLSVTEQRWPKELLLRDPTLYRDISRNKLMSWSRFSAWLLIGVYHSVIIYAFCALAIRHSVINADMKAVDVWVFGAVLFHLLVLITNLKLWMQARYHTFYFVLSIVASMLFYMTFNLVYSVINVQIDGAILGTYTRLCSSLYFWLLNVLVVIATLAPDYCYRYFLDNNSKQFVDTGGTVFTTRL, from the exons ACAGTCCAGTGTCACCACTGACGAGCATCGCACCGCTCAGTTTCATGGTGATGGTAACAGCTGTAAAGAATGGCTACGAAGACTGGCTTAGACACAAAGCTGATGGCCGAGTCAACAATCAGATTG TTGAAATACTCCAGCGTGGCGTGATCAAAGAGGTCCGTAACTCCTCCATCGCACCAGGCACGTTGGTCCGGGTGAAGCGGGGCAAAGAAGTCCCAGCTGACCTGGTGCTACTCTGTTCAGAGGGAGAGAGGGGTAAATGCTTCGTCACCACGGCCAATTTGGATGGGGAGACGAATTTGAAGACGTTGAGGGTACCGCCGCCACTAGTTGGATATACTCCTG ACGTCCTACCTCAAGGCATGCGGATCGAAGTCCCCAACCCAGTGGCAGACCTCTACACGTTTTACGGACGCCTGGAGATCCCTACTATGGAGAGCTTGCCCCTGACTACTGACAACTTGATGCTGCGGGGTTCCAGGGTCAAGAACACGGAGTGGGCTATCGGCTGTGCTGTATATACAG GTGAAGAAACCAAACTGGCGCTCAACTCAAAATACGCCGGAAACAAGTTTTCCTCCTGCGAGCTCGCCGTCAACGGCTTCCTCGTCGTTTTCATCGTCATCCTCGTCCTCGAGGTGATGGTCAGCTTCGGCCTCAAGATCTACAACGACTTCCACTATAAGAACAGGGACCTGTACTTAGGCCCGAGCCTGTATAACAATTCCGCTGCAGTCACTGTTGGATCGATACTGCAGGATGTGTTTTCGTTCTTACTGCTGTACTACTATATCATTCCGATGGCCCTGTATGTGACTATTGAGCTGTATAAGTTTACAG GCGCGCTATTCATCGGCTGGGATGAAGAATTGCGTTGCGAGGAGACCGGCAAGCCAGCCATCGCCAATACTTCAGACCTGAACGAGGAACTGGGGCAGGTCGAGATCCTCTTCTCCGACAAGACAGGCACGCTTACTAAGAATATAATGGTGTTCAAAGCCTGCTCCATCAAGGGGATCATATATGAGGAGAGGGATAAGCTTCTGTATGATACTGGGAGGTTCGAAGAGCCCGTGGACACTAGGCAG GCAGACATTAGATTCTTCTTCAAAATCCTTGCTCTCTGCCACTCAGTCCAAATATCCAACGAGGATATGAAACGACTCAGCGCGCGCCTATCCATGACCGGCGACCTTCAACTCATGAACATGTTTAGAAGGAAGAAGAAGAAACCCATTGCTAATGGCAACGGAGTAGTTGATACATCTACATGGAATGCTATGATGACTGTTAATAACGTTGGACATATCGATTATCAAGCCAGTAGTCCTGATGAGAAGGCTCTAGTTGAAGCAGCCGATAGACTAGGTGTAACGTTTCTAGGAGAAGATGGAAACAATCTAATAGTGAAAATGGGAGATGAGACTGAATTGTACGAGAGGTTGCAGATTATAGAATTTACATCGGAGAGGAAAAGGATGTCTGTAGTTTTAAGGGATAAAGATGGCAAA ATCTGGCTATTCTGCAAGGGTGCTGAAAGCGCAGTGTTTCCTCTGTGCGTCAACCAAATCATGGTAGATGATACCAACGTGGACATCAACACGTTCGCTAACAAAGGTCTGCGGACTCTCGCCATCGCGTACCGGGAGATACCTGATGAGGAGTACGAAAAGGTTTGCGAAT taataaagaaacaagatGTCAAAAGCGCTGAAGCTCTGCAGCAAGTGAGCCACCAATTCAGGATGCTGGAGCGCGACTTGACTCTAGTTGGTGCAACGGCAGTAGAAGACTGCTTGCAAGACGATGTAGCTGACACGTTAGCATCATTACGTCGTGCGGGGCTCAGGATATGGGTCTTAACTGGGGATAAG GTAGAAACAGCAATAAGCGTAGCTCAGTCCTGCGCACACATCTCAGAAAATAGTAGACAAATGTACATAATAGGCGTCGACAGCGACGAAGCGATCAAAGCACATTTAGAAGAATGCAAACGAATATTAGCGGAGCCGAGCTACAAGGATATGGCTCTTGTGGTCGATGGGAAGAGTATGAGTTGCATTTTGGATAAGCCTACGGCGCCTGAGTTTGCGGAAATATCTATGCAGTGTAATGCGGTGTTGTGCTGCAGGTTATCTCCAATACAGAAGGCTAAA ATAGTGAAGCTAATAAAGCACAGTCCGTCGCGGCCGATCACTGCGGCCATTGGCGACGGAGCCAACGATATTTCCATGATCCATGAAGCCCATGTC GGTTTCGGGATCTTCGGAAGGGAAGGCTATCAAGCCGCTAg ATCTGCCGATTTTGCTTTTACAAAGTTCTCGATGGTGAAAAAGTTCCTATTAGTAATGGGGCACTGGTACTACCAAAGATTAGCTActttaatacaatattttttctataagaaCATTTGTCTCGGAAATATAATG ttattttttcaaataaatagcgCGTGGTCGACGCAAGCAATATTTGATTCGATGTACCTGacgtttttcaatttatttttcacgGCGTTGCCGTGTTTGGTTCTTTCCGTTACTGAGCAGAGGTGGCCTAAAGAATTACTCCTTAG AGATCCGACGTTATACAGAGACATAAGTAGGAACAAGCTCATGTCATGGTCGCGTTTCTCCGCCTGGCTGCTAATAGGGGTGTATCATTCTGTGATCATTTATGCATTCTGCGCATTAGCAATAAGACACTCAGTGATCAATGCTGACATGAAGGCTGTGGATGTTTG GGTGTTTGGAGCCGTCCTGTTCCACCTCCTGGTCCTCATAACGAACCTAAAGCTGTGGATGCAGGCGCGCTACCATACATTTTACTTCGTGCTCAGCATTGTAGCGTCA ATGTTGTTCTACATGACTTTCAACCTCGTCTACTCTGTTATTAACGT ACAAATAGACGGCGCAATACTAGGCACGTACACCCGACTCTGCTCGTCTCTGTACTTCTGGCTACTCAACGTACTAGTTGTGATCGCGACACTCGCGCCCGACTATTGCTATCGGTACTTCTTAGACAATAATAGTAAGCAGTTTGTGGACACTGGAGGCACTGTCTTTACCACTAGGCTGTGA